Proteins found in one Triticum urartu cultivar G1812 chromosome 4, Tu2.1, whole genome shotgun sequence genomic segment:
- the LOC125550283 gene encoding EVI5-like protein, whose translation MDKKKDADDVEPGPAPSRPVDRFGFIKTEQSNSPEGVLKSRPTHERGREERRIRKWRKMIGTGGSDWKHYVRRNPHVVKRRIRKGIPDCLRGLVWQLISGSRDLLLMNPGVYETLVIYETSTSELEIIRDISRTFPSHIFFQQRHGPGQRSLYNVLKAYSVYDRDVGYVQGMGFIAGLLLLYMSEEDAFWLIVALLKGAVHTPMEGLYQAGLPLVQQYLFQFEKLVQEHMPKLGQHFIEEMINPSMYASQWFITVFSYSFPFHMTLRVWDVFLYEGIKVVFQVGLGLLRFCHDDLVKLPFEELLHSLRYFPDEATDPDTLFPLAFSFKVNSSLEELEKEYRKRLDGPNASSSSSKRLLPLKSKTMSRAVSQVLSISNVGKK comes from the exons ATGGATAAGAAGAAAGATGCCGATGACGTAGAACCTGGACCAGCTCCTTCTCGGCCTGTGGACAGATTTGGCTTTATAAAAACAGAACAAAGCAACTCCCCTGAGGGGGTTCTGAAAAGCAGACCCACACATGAGCGTGGAAG GGAGGAAAGGAGGATAAGAAAGTGGAGGAAGATGATAGGTACTGGCGGTAGTGACTGGAAGCATTATGTTAGAAGAAATCCTCATGTGGTTAAGAGAAGAATAAGGAAAGGAATTCCTGATTGTCTCAGAGGACTTGTTTGGCAGTTGATTTCAGGCAGCAGGGACCTCTTGCTAATGAATCCTGGAGTTTATGAG ACTTTGGTCATATACGAGACATCAACATCAGAATTGGAAATTATTCGTGATATATCGCGTACATTTCCTTCTCATATTTTCTTCCAACAGAGACATGGCCCAGGTCAAAGATCTCTGTACAACGTTTTAAAAGCGTACTCTGTTTATGACAGGGATGTTGGATATGTGCAG GGAATGGGATTTATAGCTGGGTTACTGCTTCTTTATATGAGCGAGGAGGATGCATTTTGGTTAATAGTAGCTTTGCTGAAAGGAGCTGTCCATACTCCAATGGAAGGCTTGTATCAG GCTGGTTTGCCGCTTGTGCAACAATATCTGTTTCAATTTGAGAAATTAGTTCAAGAGCACATGCCAAAGTTGGGACAGCATTTTATTGAAGAAATGATAAATCCAAGCATGTATGCAAGCCAATGGTTTATCACAGTTTTCTCGTATTCCTTCCCATTCCATATGACTCTTAGAGTTTGGGATGTCTTCCTTTATGAG GGTATTAAGGTTGTTTTCCAAGTTGGATTGGGTCTACTGAGATTCTGCCATGATGACCTG GTCAAATTGCCTTTTGAGGAACTTTTGCATTCCTTGAGATATTTTCCGGATGAGGCAACTGATCCTGATACATTATTTCCACTTGCCTTCTCATTTAAG GTGAACAGTAGTCTCGAGGAGCTTGAGAAAGAGTACCGAAAAAGATTGGATGGACCCAATGCAAGCTCAAGTAGCAGTAAGCGGCTTCTGCCCCTCAAATCGAAAACGATGAGCAGGGCTGTTAGCCAGGTCTTGTCTATCTCAAATGTTGGTAAAAAGTAA
- the LOC125550284 gene encoding uncharacterized protein LOC125550284, protein MFYVFQTMENPLERILWTFQNLRAVQQTANFGKFPSIMSIFSSLRFGPHIEKLKIQVVRPEVETDNDDAIDQDILDALIYDDLFANLKHVSVDGPQYLPNDMWFMKFLLSKAGLLEYLFVSFNHGEETKAYVEACKELATCEKASPEAMLILSPRDKPTPDI, encoded by the exons ATGTTCTATGTTTTCCAGACTATGGAAAATCCGCTGGAAAGGATTTTATGGACGTTCCAGAACTTGAGGGCTGTACAACAGACTGCAAATTTCGGCAAATTCCCAAGCATTATGTCGATATTTTCTTCACTGAGATTTGGTCCTCACATTGAAAAACTCAAAATTCAG GTAGTCAGGCCAGAAGTTGAAACTGACAATGACGATGCCATCGACCAAGATATTCTTGATGCACTGATATATGATGACCTATTTGCTAATCTCAAACATGTCTCGGTGGATGGTCCGCAGTACTTGCCAAATGACATGTGGTTTATGAAGTTTCTGCTATCAAAAGCAGGGCTGCTTGAATACCTTTTTGTCAGTTTCAACCATGGAGAAGAAACCAAAGCTTACGTGGAAGCATGTAAAGAGTTGGCAACGTGTGAAAAGGCGTCTCCCGAAGCTATGCTCATACTAAGCCCTAGAGACAAGCCTACCCCAGATATTTAA
- the LOC125550286 gene encoding costars family protein, which translates to MNLGHVEEEVGKLREEIQRLGQQQPDGSYKVKFGVIFNDDRCANIFEALVGTLRAAKKRKVVTYDGEMLLQGVHDNVEITLFPPPTVAAT; encoded by the exons ATGAACCTTGGGCACGTCGAGGAGGAGGTCGGGAAGCTCCGGGAGGAGATCCAGAGGCTCGGCCAGCAGCAGCCCGACGGCTCCTACAAG GTCAAGTTTGGTGTCATCTTCAATGATGACCGATGTGCAAACATATTTGAAGCATTAGTTGGCACCTTGCGGGCTGCCAAGAAGAGGAAAGTTGTCACCTACGACGGTGAAATGCTTCTGCAGGGTGTTCATGACAATGTGGAGATAACCCTGTTCCCTCCCCCCACGGTCGCTGCCACTTGA